The genomic window TATACAACAGTGTTTTAGCCTGCGGTCCAGAGGCTATGTTAAAAGCAGTTTGCAGTCTAACCCAAAAATATGCTGTAGAGTGCCAGGTTTCCCTAGAAGCTTACATGGCCTGTGGTATCGGGGCTTGTCTAGGGTGCACTTGCGGAATAAAAAAAGGCCATGAAGAAATTTTAGCTAGAGTGTGCACTGAAGGACCTGTTTTCCCCAGTAAGGCGGTGGTCTGGCATGAATAAAGTAAACTTACAGGTGGATATTGGAGGGTTAATTTTAAAAAATCCCGTTGTCACAGCTTCGGGCACCTTTGGCTCAGGTTTAGAATTTGTGCCTTATTTAAATCTTAATGAATTAGGGGGAGTTGTAGTTAAAGGTACTACTCTTCTGCCCCGTCAAGGAAATGCCGGACAGCGTTTAGTAGAAACTTCAGCTGGATTATTAAACTCTGTAGGATTGCAGAACCCGGGAGTAGATTATTACCTAAAGGAAATTTTGCCAGAACTTAAAAAATACGAGACCAATTTTATTGTTAATATCTCCGGCAATACTGTTGAAGAATATGGGCTCCTAGCTGAGAAATTAAATGTGCCGGGAGTAGCGGCTTTAGAAGTTAATATTTCCTGTCCCAATGTAAAAGCAGGTGGAATGGCTTTTGGCACTGACCCCAAGGAAGGGGCCAAGGTAGTCAAAGCAGTGAAGCAGAATACAAAGCTTCCAGTCATAGTAAAGCTATCTCCTAATGTTACAAATATTGTAGAAATTGCCCAGTCAGTTGAAGAGGCAGGGGCAGATGCTCTTTCCTTAATTAATACACTTTTAGGCATGGCTATTGATGTGCAAAGAAGAAAACCGATCCTGGGTAATATTATGGGAGGGTTATCGGGACCCTGCATTAAACCTGTAGCACTGCGCATGGTTTGGCAAGTTTTTAAAGCGGTGAAAGTACCCCTTATAGGCATGGGAGGAATTACAACGGTAGAAGATGCTTTAGAGTTTATTTTAGCCGGCGCAACTGCAGTATCTATTGGTACGGCTAATTTTAGGAATCCAAGAGTATCTGCAGAAATAGCAGCAGGTCTAGAACAATACTGTTTGGAAAACGGCATCCAAGATATTAAGGAACTTATTGGAGCAGCCCATTCTTAAAGCTAGTAAGGCCGCTTCTAAAACATATAGTAGGGGGATGGATAATGTCTAAGATAAAAGAACGTTTAATTGTGGCTTTAGATGTAGATACTTTGCAGGAAGTAGAGACACTAGTAAAAATGTTAGGCCCCCATGTGGGTATGTTTAAAGTTGGTTTGCAATTATATACAAGTTTAGGTCCCCAAGTACTTAAAACTATTCACGAATT from Bacillota bacterium LX-D includes these protein-coding regions:
- a CDS encoding dihydroorotate dehydrogenase — its product is MNKVNLQVDIGGLILKNPVVTASGTFGSGLEFVPYLNLNELGGVVVKGTTLLPRQGNAGQRLVETSAGLLNSVGLQNPGVDYYLKEILPELKKYETNFIVNISGNTVEEYGLLAEKLNVPGVAALEVNISCPNVKAGGMAFGTDPKEGAKVVKAVKQNTKLPVIVKLSPNVTNIVEIAQSVEEAGADALSLINTLLGMAIDVQRRKPILGNIMGGLSGPCIKPVALRMVWQVFKAVKVPLIGMGGITTVEDALEFILAGATAVSIGTANFRNPRVSAEIAAGLEQYCLENGIQDIKELIGAAHS